Proteins from a genomic interval of Diaminobutyricimonas aerilata:
- a CDS encoding beta-L-arabinofuranosidase domain-containing protein → MTPTSSPSATLTRTLEPFALDRVRLDDAGPFAAARDRMLHLARVYPVDRLLAVFRANAGLDTRGAAAPGTWEDFGHPREQAWGEADYPGRENAQTANLLRGHYAGHFLSMLSLAYAGERDPALLAKIDEFVAGLAEVQQTLAATGRYSHPGFLAAYGEWQFSRLEQFAPYGEIWAPYYTCHKIMAGLLDAFELAGSARALEVVTAMGHWVHSRLSRLEPERLQRMWSLYIAGEYGGMNETMARLSVVARVPEFLETARLFDLDRLLDAGARHEDVLTGMHANQHLPQLVGYLLEFEATGERRYLDAVLGLWEQIVPGRMFAHGGTGESELWGPPATVAGHIGHRNAETCAAYNLVKIARLLFLRTRDPRFMHYIERATFNQILGSCRAVDSDSSPEVTYMFPVHPGALPEYDNVGTCCGGTGLENHVKYQESVFLHGDGELWVNLFVPSELRWDEAGVRVALRTDGSVVRLRVDRLDGAADPVDLTMHVRLPEWLVTAPSARVGSETLAIDAAPGGYATVRRSWAPGDELELRLPTGVRAVPTIDDPRLHHLERGAVVLAARSDATTTLGLPLLGRRMLDGTLLTDARLTDALLTDAPLESATAETVGGVPFAPLATGGDERYHVYVRAEDAEVAFAGRTTGVPVRRRADDTGLLDDLWAAAAPTTRADFLDRLLEAGERARADGLLGRAELERVLVAGAEADLARDGVRRRARVEIAEGAAPGWRGDGPDGATVWTLPPEPAEGGAPLAVLIHVDGTPAASGWYTTPPLIRVEAVELDAPRDGEGRAPDTEVRIDDGPWRPYTAPFELADEGVRRVSARATGASGRAGHAARELSLDLTPPRSAARVVELGASVEITLSAIDDVSGVERIRWQGPGTFLATFQEAFVRALTDSEQVIEFGATDRAGNEEPRQRLVLPPRSDATIAIAPSFADDATASGTTPTTIAEDPE, encoded by the coding sequence GGCCAACCTGCTGCGCGGGCACTACGCCGGACACTTCCTGTCGATGCTCTCCCTCGCCTACGCCGGCGAGCGCGACCCCGCCCTGCTCGCGAAGATCGACGAGTTCGTCGCCGGCCTCGCCGAAGTGCAGCAGACGCTCGCCGCGACCGGCCGCTACTCGCATCCCGGATTCCTCGCCGCCTACGGCGAATGGCAGTTCTCCCGCCTCGAGCAGTTCGCTCCGTACGGGGAGATCTGGGCCCCGTACTACACCTGCCACAAGATCATGGCGGGGCTGCTCGACGCCTTCGAGCTCGCGGGGAGCGCCCGCGCTCTCGAGGTCGTGACCGCGATGGGGCACTGGGTGCACTCGCGCCTGTCGCGGCTCGAACCGGAGCGCCTGCAACGGATGTGGTCGCTCTACATCGCCGGCGAGTACGGCGGCATGAACGAGACGATGGCGCGGCTGAGCGTCGTCGCGCGCGTGCCGGAGTTCCTCGAGACGGCGCGACTGTTCGACCTCGACCGCCTCCTCGACGCCGGCGCCCGGCACGAGGACGTGCTCACCGGGATGCACGCCAACCAACACCTGCCCCAACTGGTGGGCTACCTGCTCGAGTTCGAGGCGACCGGCGAGCGCCGGTACCTCGACGCGGTGCTCGGCCTGTGGGAGCAGATCGTGCCGGGGCGGATGTTCGCCCACGGAGGCACCGGCGAGAGCGAACTGTGGGGTCCGCCCGCCACGGTCGCGGGGCACATCGGGCATCGCAACGCGGAGACGTGCGCCGCGTACAACCTCGTCAAGATCGCGCGCCTGCTGTTCCTGCGCACCCGCGACCCGCGCTTCATGCACTACATCGAACGCGCGACGTTCAACCAGATTCTCGGCTCCTGCCGGGCCGTCGACTCCGACTCGAGCCCCGAGGTGACCTACATGTTCCCGGTGCACCCGGGGGCGCTGCCGGAGTACGACAACGTCGGCACGTGCTGCGGCGGCACCGGGCTGGAGAACCACGTCAAGTACCAGGAGTCCGTGTTCCTGCACGGCGACGGGGAGCTGTGGGTCAACCTCTTCGTGCCGAGCGAGTTGCGCTGGGACGAGGCCGGCGTCCGCGTCGCCCTCCGCACGGACGGGTCCGTCGTCCGCCTGCGCGTCGACCGCCTCGACGGAGCCGCCGATCCCGTCGACCTCACGATGCACGTGCGCCTGCCGGAGTGGCTCGTGACCGCACCCTCCGCCCGCGTCGGGTCCGAGACGCTCGCGATCGACGCCGCACCCGGCGGATACGCGACCGTGCGACGCAGCTGGGCCCCGGGAGACGAGCTCGAACTGCGACTGCCCACCGGCGTGCGCGCCGTGCCGACGATCGACGACCCACGACTGCACCACCTCGAGCGCGGCGCGGTCGTGCTCGCCGCCCGCTCGGACGCCACCACGACGCTCGGGCTGCCCCTCCTGGGTCGACGGATGCTCGACGGCACGCTGCTCACGGATGCGCGGCTCACGGATGCGCTGCTCACGGATGCACCGCTCGAGTCCGCCACCGCTGAGACGGTCGGCGGGGTGCCGTTCGCCCCCCTCGCGACGGGTGGCGACGAGCGGTACCACGTGTACGTGCGGGCCGAGGATGCCGAAGTCGCCTTCGCCGGCCGGACGACCGGAGTGCCGGTGCGACGACGTGCCGACGACACCGGCCTGCTCGACGACCTCTGGGCGGCAGCGGCCCCCACCACGCGCGCCGACTTTCTCGACCGGCTGCTCGAGGCCGGCGAACGGGCACGCGCCGACGGGCTGCTCGGCCGCGCCGAGCTGGAACGGGTGCTCGTCGCCGGCGCCGAAGCCGACCTCGCACGCGACGGAGTGCGCCGGCGGGCGCGCGTGGAGATCGCCGAGGGGGCCGCGCCCGGCTGGCGCGGCGACGGACCCGACGGGGCGACCGTCTGGACCCTCCCTCCCGAGCCCGCCGAGGGCGGCGCACCTCTCGCCGTCCTCATCCACGTCGACGGGACTCCCGCCGCGTCGGGCTGGTACACGACCCCGCCGCTCATCCGCGTCGAGGCGGTGGAGCTCGACGCACCCCGCGACGGCGAGGGCCGGGCGCCCGACACCGAGGTGCGCATCGACGACGGACCGTGGCGGCCGTACACCGCGCCGTTCGAGCTCGCCGACGAGGGCGTTCGCCGGGTGAGCGCCCGCGCCACCGGCGCGTCCGGGAGGGCGGGTCACGCCGCGCGGGAGCTCTCCCTCGACCTGACCCCGCCACGCTCGGCCGCGCGCGTCGTAGAACTCGGCGCGAGCGTCGAGATCACGTTGAGTGCGATCGACGACGTGTCCGGCGTCGAGCGAATCCGCTGGCAGGGACCGGGCACCTTCCTCGCGACGTTCCAGGAGGCGTTCGTGCGCGCGCTCACCGATTCCGAGCAGGTGATCGAGTTCGGCGCGACCGACCGCGCGGGCAACGAGGAACCCCGGCAGCGGCTCGTCCTTCCGCCCCGCTCGGACGCTACTATTGCAATTGCACCTTCTTTCGCCGACGATGCGACCGCATCCGGCACCACCCCGACGACGATTGCCGAGGACCCCGAATGA